A genomic region of Bradysia coprophila strain Holo2 unplaced genomic scaffold, BU_Bcop_v1 contig_333, whole genome shotgun sequence contains the following coding sequences:
- the LOC119079751 gene encoding heterogeneous nuclear ribonucleoprotein R-like isoform X2, whose product MDYVCEIIENTSAVNGPSDDKSTNEIAGTHCHREDDVGAIVTKIVELAYDTHTPFKTDPVNNGQESDGKINIDATNESDESFVVDCIEICTNESAASTAAISYEPSGAVEGTEGYEADSSGQKPNVATPKIISGEPFDMMQVNDKREEDTNVQKPIVDKTLTKSTSAVGESLKLDEFYSHNELHRRGYLMKIIGNVKCVRNLSLSSDTVHTSKVQCHGFPPDLTESKLIPMLERYGRILELRFVDRATTLINVTFMTDQEANNAIKQLNGRIVRGQPVKVETFVEKNELYVRQIPVEASKQQLLNHFNKLTQGLVSLFLLYAPDHPTFNRGYCYLTYIDYECALVAKNVILNSYYSGRRMYCDWSDRQTRVDMITNHRTFVTPPPYKLYMDNLRPGLTTSDLRKLFSVFGDVVEVDKNGNWASVKFRHPSETKRAIVRVDRKCLGNESVRISLSELTE is encoded by the exons ATGGATT ACGTGTgcgaaattatcgaaaatacgAGTGCGGTTAATGGTCCATCGGATGATAAGAGCACAAACGAAATTGCCGGAACTCATTGTCATCGTGAAGATGATGTTGGCGCAATTGTCACAAAAATAGTCGAATTGGCGTACGATACTCACACCCCCTTCAAGACTGACCCAGTGAACAATGGCCAGgaaagtgatggaaaaatcAACATCGACGCAACAAACGAATCCGACGAAAGTTTTGTCGTTGATTGCATCGAAATTTGTACAAATGAATCGGCGGCATCGACAGCAGCTATTTCTTACGAGCCTTCTGGTGCAGTGGAAGGTACAGAAGGATATGAGGCAGATTCGAGTGGGCAGAAGCCTAACGTGGCGACGCCAAAAATCATTTCTGGTGAGCCTTTCGACATGATGCAAGTGAATGACAAACGCGAAGAAGATACAAATGTGCAGAAGCCGATCGTTGATAAAACGTTGACTAAATCTACCAGTGCGGTAGGTGAATCATTGAAACTGGACGAGTTTTACAGCCATAACGAGTTACATCGCAGAGGATATCTCATGAAAATCATCGGCAATGTCAAATGTGTGAGGAATTTGTCGTTGTCGTCCGACACAGTGCATACAAGCAAAGTTCAATGCCATGGATTTCCACCCGATCTTACCGAGAGTAAACTAATTCCGATGCTGGAAAGATATGGCCGAATACTCGAATTGAGATTCGTTGATCGTGCCACTACCTTGATAAACGTGACGTTTATGACCGACCAAGAAGCAAACAATGCCATCAAACAGCTCAATGGACGAATCGTTCGAGGACAGCCGGTCAAAGTGGAAACGTTCGTCGAGAAGAACGAACTGTATGTCAGACAGATTCCAGTTGAGGCGTCTAAGCAGCAACTGCTCAATCACTTCAACAAACTGACGCAAGGTCTCGTCAGCTTATTCTTGCTGTACGCCCCCGACCACCCAACCTTTAATCGTGGATACTGCTACCTTACTTACATAGATTACGAATGCGCACTGGTTgcgaaaaatgtgattttaaatTCGTACTATAGCGGCCGCAGGATGTATTGCGATTGGTCTGATCGACAAACGCGTGTGGACATGATTACGAACCATCGAACGTTCGTGACGCCGCCGCCGTACAAGCTGTACATGGACAATTTGCGTCCGGGCTTGACCACATCGGACCTGCGGAAATTGTTCTCCGTCTTCGGTGACGTGGTCGAGGTGGACAAAAACGGGAACTGGGCATCGGTGAAGTTCCGACATCCTTCGGAGACAAAGCGAGCCATCGTTAGAGTTGATCGGAAGTGTCTCGGAAATGAAAGCGTTCGGATTTCGCTAAGCGAATTGACGGAGTAG
- the LOC119079762 gene encoding ras-related protein Rab-2A isoform X1: protein MSYAYLFKYIIIGDTGVGKSCLLLQFTDKRFQPVHDLTIGVEFGARMITIDGKQIKLQIWDTAGQEAFRSITRSYYRGAAGALLVYDITRRDTFNHLTTWLEDARQHSNSNMVIMLIGNKSDLDSRREVKKEEGEAFAREHGLVFMETSARTAANVEEAFINTAKEIYEKIQEGVFDINNEANGIKIGQQHSPTNPSLPGQSQGGQTGGGCC from the exons atgtcgtacGCGTATTTGTTTAAGTACATCATCATCGGTGATACGG GTGTTGGTAAATCGTGTCTACTGCTTCAGTTCACCGACAAGCGTTTTCAGCCCGTGCATGATCTGACCATTGGCGTTGAGTTCGGCGCTCGTATGATCACAATTGATGGAAAACAGATTAAACTGCAAATTTGGGATACGGCTGGACAGGAAGCATTCAG ATCAATCACCCGTTCCTATTACCGCGGCGCCGCCGGTGCATTGTTGGTCTACGATATCACAAGACGGGACACGTTCAACCATCTAACAACTTGGTTGGAAGATGCCAGACAACATTCGAATTCAAATATGGTCATAATGCTAATCGGTAATAAGAG TGATTTAGATTCGCGTCGTGAAGTGAAGAAGGAGGAAGGTGAAGCGTTCGCCCGTGAACATGGTTTAGTTTTTATGGAAACGTCGGCTCGTACAGCTGCAAATGTTGAAGAGGCATTCATCAATACGGCCAaggaaatttacgaaaaaatcCAGGAAGGTGTCTTCGATATAAATAATGAG GCAAATGGCATTAAAATCGGACAACAACATTCCCCAACAAATCCATCGTTACCCGGCCAGTCGCAGGGTGGTCAAACTGGTGGAGGTTGCTGCTAA
- the LOC119079744 gene encoding peptide-N(4)-(N-acetyl-beta-glucosaminyl)asparagine amidase yields the protein MDEQHIANVECLNSSERYSDGVVILLKLLDNVIREPQNSKYRTIRLENKVIKEKLLCLNGIRELLAGIGFEEIEGELRLPSNLIIAKLKKFRDVLKERLEFVQQKSNKIDSTQRNDDSATASSSTKDTSIQRPTASNTTKLIEVIPKRPYHERTTFSRVIPFNNPFLQQMETTSDMVMQYEDERLLHGGRKVIPIERLTDNATKKLRLIQKEIVSNRTSNNPELCLRDLILCELTRWFNEEFFTWVNSLPCKKCGNEDVSTKGNYVENGVRVETFTCCNDTSKFCRFNDVALLLKTRRGRCGEYANCFTFLCRCLGYDARLCYATFDHVWTEVYSVYQKRWLHIDPSDNVVDAPLMYQHGWKRDIDYVIGFSRDDVQDVTWRYANNHKELQSKRSKCSESDLLQTITLLRNKRRVKLTPIRCTYLNKRSMIELVELMTPKQVTENERKGRSSGSLNWKLSRGEQNVNNFYVFSAISNEINEKQFNLRYSCARDIYERYVLVAGQPVICAEVKNWESCHYISSNIFRKEERDWKMVYLARAEDTETATIAWKFNFTEEQLIINSVSIKFETKTYENGEIDLQIVNEHGDAIQTMSELTGSTTFSINVTMKGGKGETAWQHTQLFRQRIGSSDYPFEINITFK from the exons ATGGACGAACAACACATTGCCAACGTTGAATGTTTAAATTCATCGGAACGGTACAGTGACGGTGTTGTCATTCTGCTGAAATTGTTGGACAATGTGATCAGGGAGCCACAGAATAGCAAGTACCGCACCATTCGATTGGAGAACAAAGTGATCAAAGAGAAACTGCTGTGTCTGAATGGCATTCGGGAATTGTTGGCCGGCATCGGTTTTGAAGAG ATCGAAGGTGAACTACGTCTGCCTAGCAACCTGATCATTGCAAAACTGAAGAAGTTTCGAGACGTGCTAAAAGAACGACTGGAATTCGTTCAAcaaaaatcgaacaaaatcgACTCAACACAACGAAATGATGACAGCGCAACGGCCTCATCATCGACCAAAGACACTAGCATTCAACGACCGACCGCGTCGAATACCACCAAATTGATTGAAGTCATTCCAAAGCGACCATACCATGAGCGAACCACATTTTCTCGTGTCATT CCATTCAACAATCCGTTCCTACAACAAATGGAAACCACCTCCGATATGGTCATGCAGTACGAAGATGAGCGGTTGCTGCACGGCGGCAGAAAAGTGATTCCAATCGAAAGATTGACAGACAATGCCACAAAAAAGTTGCGGCTGATTCAAAAGGAAATCGTGTCGAACCGCACGTCGAACAATCCGGAATTGTGCCTGCGCGACCTGATACTGTGCGAACTGACCAGATGGTTCAATGAGGAGTTTTTCACGTGGGTGAACTCGTTACCGTGCAAGAAATGCGGCAACGAAGACGTGTCAACGAAAGGCAATTATGTGGAAAACGGTGTCCGAGTCGAG ACATTCACATGCTGCAACGACACGTCGAAATTCTGTCGTTTCAACGATGTGGCGCTGTTGCTGAAGACTCGCCGTGGCCGGTGCGGCGAATATGCCAattgtttcacatttttgtgCCGATGCCTGGGCTACGATGCACGGCTGTGTTACGCCACCTTCGATCATGTATGGACGGAGGTGTATTCGGTGTATCAGAAACGGTGGCTGCACATTGACCCGTCCGATAATGTGGTCGATGCTCCGCTTATGTACCAGCACGGATGGAAGCGAGACATCGATTATGTGATTGGATTTTCGAGAG ACGACGTCCAAGACGTCACCTGGCGCTATGCGAACAATCACAAGGAATTGCAGTCGAAACGATCAAAATGCAGCGAAAGCGACCTACTCCAAACGATTACGCTGTTGCGCAACAAGCGTCGAGTGAAACTGACACCGATCCGCTGCACATATTTGAACAAACGTTCAATGATCGAACTGGTCGAATTGATGACGCCCAAACAGGTGACGGAAAATGAGCGCAAGGGACGCAGTTCGGGCAGTTTGAATTGGAAATTGTCACGTGGCGAACAGAATGTGAACAAT TTCTACGTATTCAGTGCCATTTCCAATgaaatcaacgaaaaacaattcaatttgagGTACTCTTGTGCGAGGGATATCTACGAGCGATACGTTCTCGTTGctg GTCAGCCAGTCATTTGCGCTGAAGTAAAAAACTGGGAATCGTGTCACTACATATCGTCGAATATTTTCCGTAAGGAGGAACGTGACTGGAAAATGGTCTATTTGGCGCGGGCTGAAGACACTGAAACAGCCACCATTGcatggaaattcaatttcaccgAAGAACAGCTGATCATCAATTCGGTGTCTATCAAATTTGAGACGAAAACGTACGAAAACGGAGAGATTGACCTGCAAATCGTGAATGAACATG GTGATGCAATACAAACGATGAGTGAACTGACCGGATCGACAACGTTTTCCATTAATGTGACCATGAAGGGCGGTAAAGGGGAGACGGCCTGGCAACACACCCAGCTGTTTCGGCAGAGAATCGGATCGAGCGATTATCCATTTGAAATAAACATCACGTTCAAGTAG
- the LOC119079751 gene encoding heterogeneous nuclear ribonucleoprotein R-like isoform X1, with the protein MDCQHVCEIIENTSAVNGPSDDKSTNEIAGTHCHREDDVGAIVTKIVELAYDTHTPFKTDPVNNGQESDGKINIDATNESDESFVVDCIEICTNESAASTAAISYEPSGAVEGTEGYEADSSGQKPNVATPKIISGEPFDMMQVNDKREEDTNVQKPIVDKTLTKSTSAVGESLKLDEFYSHNELHRRGYLMKIIGNVKCVRNLSLSSDTVHTSKVQCHGFPPDLTESKLIPMLERYGRILELRFVDRATTLINVTFMTDQEANNAIKQLNGRIVRGQPVKVETFVEKNELYVRQIPVEASKQQLLNHFNKLTQGLVSLFLLYAPDHPTFNRGYCYLTYIDYECALVAKNVILNSYYSGRRMYCDWSDRQTRVDMITNHRTFVTPPPYKLYMDNLRPGLTTSDLRKLFSVFGDVVEVDKNGNWASVKFRHPSETKRAIVRVDRKCLGNESVRISLSELTE; encoded by the exons ATGGATTGTCAGC ACGTGTgcgaaattatcgaaaatacgAGTGCGGTTAATGGTCCATCGGATGATAAGAGCACAAACGAAATTGCCGGAACTCATTGTCATCGTGAAGATGATGTTGGCGCAATTGTCACAAAAATAGTCGAATTGGCGTACGATACTCACACCCCCTTCAAGACTGACCCAGTGAACAATGGCCAGgaaagtgatggaaaaatcAACATCGACGCAACAAACGAATCCGACGAAAGTTTTGTCGTTGATTGCATCGAAATTTGTACAAATGAATCGGCGGCATCGACAGCAGCTATTTCTTACGAGCCTTCTGGTGCAGTGGAAGGTACAGAAGGATATGAGGCAGATTCGAGTGGGCAGAAGCCTAACGTGGCGACGCCAAAAATCATTTCTGGTGAGCCTTTCGACATGATGCAAGTGAATGACAAACGCGAAGAAGATACAAATGTGCAGAAGCCGATCGTTGATAAAACGTTGACTAAATCTACCAGTGCGGTAGGTGAATCATTGAAACTGGACGAGTTTTACAGCCATAACGAGTTACATCGCAGAGGATATCTCATGAAAATCATCGGCAATGTCAAATGTGTGAGGAATTTGTCGTTGTCGTCCGACACAGTGCATACAAGCAAAGTTCAATGCCATGGATTTCCACCCGATCTTACCGAGAGTAAACTAATTCCGATGCTGGAAAGATATGGCCGAATACTCGAATTGAGATTCGTTGATCGTGCCACTACCTTGATAAACGTGACGTTTATGACCGACCAAGAAGCAAACAATGCCATCAAACAGCTCAATGGACGAATCGTTCGAGGACAGCCGGTCAAAGTGGAAACGTTCGTCGAGAAGAACGAACTGTATGTCAGACAGATTCCAGTTGAGGCGTCTAAGCAGCAACTGCTCAATCACTTCAACAAACTGACGCAAGGTCTCGTCAGCTTATTCTTGCTGTACGCCCCCGACCACCCAACCTTTAATCGTGGATACTGCTACCTTACTTACATAGATTACGAATGCGCACTGGTTgcgaaaaatgtgattttaaatTCGTACTATAGCGGCCGCAGGATGTATTGCGATTGGTCTGATCGACAAACGCGTGTGGACATGATTACGAACCATCGAACGTTCGTGACGCCGCCGCCGTACAAGCTGTACATGGACAATTTGCGTCCGGGCTTGACCACATCGGACCTGCGGAAATTGTTCTCCGTCTTCGGTGACGTGGTCGAGGTGGACAAAAACGGGAACTGGGCATCGGTGAAGTTCCGACATCCTTCGGAGACAAAGCGAGCCATCGTTAGAGTTGATCGGAAGTGTCTCGGAAATGAAAGCGTTCGGATTTCGCTAAGCGAATTGACGGAGTAG